Proteins found in one Helicobacter sp. NHP19-003 genomic segment:
- the edd gene encoding phosphogluconate dehydratase produces the protein MPKKALEDITKGIIERSRETREAYLERTSKAQRKIQREDLGCANLAHTYAGLPEHIKAKIKTNDKPNFAIISAYNDMLSAHKPLKDYPDWIKETLLQHEAFGQMAGGVPAMCDGITQGYSGMELSLFSRDVIAMSTAIALSHNVFDGAFYLGVCDKIVPGLLIGALSFGHLPAIFVPAGPMASGLANAQKSKVRELFAQGKVSRQELLESEMKSYHSDGTCTFYGTANSNQMMVELMGLHLPNSAFIHPHTPLRKALVHKAATLMATQTPKPIGEMITEKNIVNAIVGLMATGGSTNHTIHLIAIAKAAGIVINWDDFAAISKITPLLAKIYPNGQADVNQFEAAGGLAFVVRELLNAGLLHEDCHTIMGQGLKPYTQNPYLDGEKVVYKEGAKASHNTDILRGAAEPFLPNGGLEILKGNVGRAVMKVSAVDAKHHTIKAPALIFESQQDFIDRFNRQELQKDFIAILPYQGPRANGMPELHKLTPILGTLQDQGFKVALVTDGRMSGASGKVPAAIQVSPEALLGGGIAKIQDGDILLLDAKEGILQVLVEDQEWKERLPSVPFLRDPFGSGRELFAGMRLLAGSTETGAVIFGE, from the coding sequence ATGCCCAAAAAAGCCCTAGAGGACATTACCAAAGGTATCATTGAACGCAGTCGCGAAACCAGAGAGGCCTACTTAGAGCGCACCTCTAAGGCGCAACGCAAAATCCAGCGCGAGGATTTGGGCTGTGCGAATTTAGCGCACACCTATGCTGGCTTGCCCGAGCACATCAAGGCAAAGATCAAGACAAATGACAAGCCAAACTTTGCGATCATCTCCGCTTACAATGACATGCTCTCGGCACACAAACCCCTAAAAGATTACCCGGACTGGATCAAAGAAACCCTCTTACAACACGAGGCGTTTGGGCAAATGGCCGGTGGCGTGCCGGCGATGTGCGATGGAATCACGCAAGGCTATAGTGGTATGGAGCTTAGTTTGTTTTCGCGCGATGTGATTGCCATGAGTACGGCTATTGCGCTCTCACACAATGTCTTTGATGGGGCGTTTTACCTCGGCGTGTGCGATAAAATTGTGCCGGGGTTACTCATCGGGGCTCTTAGTTTTGGACATCTGCCTGCAATCTTCGTCCCCGCTGGCCCTATGGCTAGCGGGCTAGCAAATGCCCAAAAATCTAAAGTGCGTGAGCTTTTTGCGCAGGGCAAGGTGTCTAGGCAAGAGCTTTTGGAGAGTGAAATGAAATCCTACCACTCAGATGGCACATGTACCTTCTATGGCACGGCTAACTCTAACCAAATGATGGTGGAGCTCATGGGGTTGCACCTGCCAAACTCCGCCTTTATACACCCCCACACTCCGCTAAGAAAAGCCTTAGTCCACAAAGCTGCCACCTTAATGGCGACACAAACCCCCAAACCCATCGGAGAGATGATCACCGAAAAGAACATTGTCAACGCCATCGTGGGCCTTATGGCAACGGGGGGTTCTACAAACCACACCATCCACTTGATCGCCATCGCCAAAGCTGCCGGGATCGTGATCAATTGGGACGACTTTGCCGCCATTTCTAAAATCACCCCATTACTTGCCAAAATTTATCCCAACGGGCAGGCCGATGTCAACCAATTTGAGGCGGCAGGCGGGTTAGCCTTTGTGGTGCGTGAGTTGTTAAATGCCGGGTTGTTGCACGAGGATTGCCATACAATCATGGGGCAGGGTTTAAAGCCCTACACACAAAACCCCTACTTAGATGGGGAGAAAGTGGTTTACAAAGAGGGGGCAAAAGCAAGCCACAACACCGACATTTTAAGGGGCGCTGCAGAGCCCTTTTTGCCCAATGGGGGGCTTGAAATCCTTAAGGGCAATGTGGGGCGGGCTGTGATGAAAGTGTCGGCCGTTGATGCTAAACACCACACCATCAAAGCCCCCGCCCTGATCTTTGAGTCGCAACAGGATTTCATCGATCGTTTCAATCGCCAAGAGTTGCAAAAAGATTTCATCGCCATTTTGCCCTACCAAGGTCCTAGGGCTAATGGCATGCCCGAGTTGCACAAACTCACCCCCATTTTAGGCACTCTGCAAGATCAGGGCTTTAAAGTCGCCCTTGTAACAGATGGGCGCATGAGTGGGGCATCGGGTAAAGTGCCCGCCGCGATTCAGGTGAGTCCAGAGGCACTTTTAGGCGGGGGGATTGCCAAAATCCAAGATGGGGACATATTGCTCTTAGATGCCAAAGAGGGGATTTTGCAAGTGTTGGTGGAGGATCAAGAGTGGAAGGAACGCTTGCCCTCTGTGCCCTTTTTGCGTGATCCCTTTGGGAGCGGGCGTGAACTCTTTGCCGGCATGCGCCTTCTAGCCGGGAGCACGGAAACGGGCGCAGTGATCTTTGGAGAGTAG
- a CDS encoding bifunctional 4-hydroxy-2-oxoglutarate aldolase/2-dehydro-3-deoxy-phosphogluconate aldolase → MQAFDILNAGRIVPVMVVEEAKDAVPLARALVQGGIQVLEITLRTKEALGAIEWISQEVPEAVVGAGTVLSALDFKKAQEAGAKFAISPGFTLALANASKESQIPLIPGVASASEVMLALEHGFKHLKFFPAQAAGGVAMLKSFAGPFKEVYFCPTGGISLENMEAYLKLDNVLCVGGSWLAPREFVQAKEWAKITQIAQKSVAAAGGI, encoded by the coding sequence ATGCAAGCCTTTGACATTTTAAACGCCGGGCGCATTGTCCCCGTGATGGTCGTTGAAGAAGCCAAAGACGCCGTGCCTTTGGCTAGGGCTTTGGTGCAGGGGGGCATTCAGGTGCTAGAGATCACCTTGCGCACCAAAGAGGCTTTAGGGGCGATCGAGTGGATCAGCCAAGAAGTGCCCGAGGCAGTTGTGGGTGCGGGCACGGTGTTGAGTGCGCTAGATTTTAAGAAAGCACAGGAAGCGGGGGCCAAGTTTGCCATAAGCCCTGGGTTCACTTTAGCCTTAGCCAACGCTTCTAAAGAGAGCCAAATCCCGCTCATCCCCGGCGTGGCGAGTGCCAGCGAGGTGATGTTGGCTTTGGAGCATGGTTTCAAACATTTAAAGTTCTTTCCGGCACAGGCGGCTGGAGGTGTGGCGATGCTTAAATCTTTTGCTGGTCCCTTTAAAGAGGTGTATTTCTGCCCCACTGGGGGGATTTCTTTGGAAAACATGGAGGCTTATCTTAAGTTAGACAATGTGCTGTGTGTGGGGGGGTCGTGGTTAGCCCCCAGAGAGTTTGTGCAAGCCAAAGAGTGGGCTAAAATCACGCAAATTGCCCAAAAAAGCGTAGCAGCGGCTGGGGGTATTTAG
- the pgi gene encoding glucose-6-phosphate isomerase — protein MKALTQLAAFKALQEHFEGMKQQHMKDMFQADPQRAKRYFLKNGSVSLDYSKNRIDDTTLKLLRDLAKECGLAEKIQAMFSGEKINSTEERAALHTALRYQGQEPIFVDGVDVLPQVYQVLERMEKFSDMVRCGEWLGYTNQVITDVVNIGIGGSDLGSLMVCKALRHFASPRLNMYFVSNVDGTQLQGVLDKIHPETTLFIVASKTFSTQETLTNALSARQWFLAHALNEAHIAKHFVAVSTNKEAVQAFGIDTQNMFSFWNWVGGRYSLWSAIGLSIMIYLGKQNFKDLLCGAYEMDEHFKNAPFERNMPVILALLGIWYINLFDAGSHLIAPYDQYLRYFPRFIQQLDMESNGKSTTLEGQAVDYDTGPIIWGDLGINSQHAFFQLLHQGTHISPIDFIVSLSKEGHLPEHHDILVSNMFAQAQAFMQGKDYKQAYQELIDMGKDAEKAKSLAHHRVFSGNRPSNVILLDTICPKSVGALIALYEHKIFVQGVVWNINSFDQWGVELGKELAKGILERLKGKSPTKPLDASTQHLVEVYQAFNKGV, from the coding sequence ATGAAAGCCTTGACACAACTTGCCGCCTTTAAAGCCCTACAAGAACATTTTGAGGGCATGAAACAGCAACACATGAAAGACATGTTTCAAGCCGACCCCCAGCGTGCCAAACGATATTTTTTAAAAAATGGCTCTGTGAGTTTAGATTACTCTAAAAACCGCATAGACGACACGACTTTAAAACTTCTAAGGGACTTAGCCAAAGAGTGCGGGCTAGCTGAAAAAATCCAAGCCATGTTTAGCGGCGAGAAAATCAACAGTACAGAAGAACGCGCCGCTTTGCATACGGCTTTGCGTTATCAGGGGCAAGAGCCTATTTTTGTAGATGGCGTGGATGTCTTGCCTCAGGTGTACCAAGTTTTAGAACGCATGGAGAAGTTTAGCGACATGGTGCGCTGTGGGGAGTGGCTGGGCTACACAAATCAGGTCATCACCGATGTGGTCAATATTGGCATCGGTGGCTCAGATTTGGGCTCTTTAATGGTGTGTAAGGCGTTGCGCCACTTTGCCAGCCCCCGTTTGAATATGTACTTTGTGTCTAATGTGGACGGGACACAATTACAGGGCGTGTTGGACAAAATCCACCCGGAAACCACGCTTTTCATTGTGGCGTCTAAGACTTTTTCTACACAAGAAACCCTAACTAACGCCCTAAGCGCTAGGCAATGGTTTTTAGCCCATGCGCTCAATGAAGCCCACATTGCTAAACACTTTGTCGCCGTTTCCACGAATAAAGAAGCCGTGCAAGCCTTTGGGATCGACACACAAAACATGTTTAGCTTCTGGAATTGGGTAGGGGGGCGTTATAGTCTGTGGTCGGCGATCGGGCTTTCGATCATGATTTATTTAGGCAAACAGAATTTTAAAGATTTGTTGTGTGGGGCGTATGAAATGGATGAGCACTTTAAAAACGCCCCTTTTGAGCGCAACATGCCTGTGATTTTAGCCCTACTTGGCATTTGGTACATCAATCTGTTCGATGCAGGCAGCCACCTCATCGCCCCTTATGACCAGTACTTGCGCTACTTCCCTAGATTCATCCAACAGTTGGACATGGAGAGCAATGGCAAGAGCACCACTTTAGAGGGACAAGCCGTAGACTACGACACAGGACCCATCATTTGGGGGGATTTGGGGATCAACTCCCAACATGCGTTTTTTCAACTCTTGCACCAGGGCACGCACATCAGCCCAATTGACTTCATCGTGTCCTTAAGCAAAGAGGGGCATTTACCCGAACACCACGACATTTTAGTGAGCAATATGTTTGCCCAAGCCCAGGCCTTTATGCAGGGCAAGGACTATAAGCAGGCTTACCAAGAGCTCATAGACATGGGAAAGGATGCAGAGAAAGCCAAGAGTTTAGCGCACCATCGGGTGTTTTCGGGCAACCGCCCTAGCAATGTGATTTTGCTAGACACTATTTGTCCTAAGAGTGTGGGGGCACTCATCGCCCTTTACGAACACAAAATCTTCGTGCAAGGCGTGGTTTGGAACATCAATAGTTTTGACCAGTGGGGGGTGGAATTGGGTAAAGAGTTGGCAAAGGGCATTTTGGAACGCCTTAAGGGCAAAAGCCCCACAAAGCCCCTAGACGCTTCTACACAACACTTAGTAGAAGTCTATCAAGCGTTTAACAAAGGAGTTTAA
- a CDS encoding ATPase, with translation MFKQGDKNIPVPLKGIVCASNEFPPANQGLEALYDRMLLRYFVEPLKSKENFLQLIASQEGASSNQHAFSLEALEAIHKEARQIPFSPEAIESLHAIKASLEQLKHNPALIAQFLGDNAPSKEGEENTEPDLHLIASPSDRRFKQCAQLLQVSALLSDQNQVTPPDLALLRHCLWDSLEQIPLVHAILTQVLKTSHAKAKDLEKAQESLKYLEWVRAHKSPEDFEKTYQHALQEMQAHTSTLEQDLQEMHQNANVFLSTQDQEIAFSGTQEVLQAFKVLPLQLEEIYKDPPTQQPPKSSKSTGTQDTSKLCESITDIIKAHGEITDVGVIDTQEFKNAVEDIERLLNTYCHASMSKEDLRGELEKKSYPCSRGRNSSRRSLFNPGKHNCVPHLLGLAVAIQRKHELNKK, from the coding sequence TTGTTTAAACAGGGCGATAAAAATATTCCCGTCCCCCTTAAGGGCATTGTGTGTGCGAGCAATGAGTTCCCCCCAGCCAATCAAGGCTTAGAAGCCCTGTATGACCGCATGCTCTTGCGCTATTTTGTGGAGCCCCTAAAGTCTAAAGAGAATTTTTTACAGCTCATCGCCAGCCAAGAGGGCGCAAGCTCTAACCAGCACGCCTTTAGCCTAGAGGCATTAGAGGCGATACACAAAGAGGCCAGACAAATCCCCTTTAGCCCAGAAGCCATAGAGAGTTTGCACGCCATCAAGGCGAGCTTAGAGCAACTAAAGCACAACCCCGCTTTGATCGCCCAATTTTTAGGCGACAATGCGCCCAGCAAAGAGGGCGAGGAAAACACAGAGCCCGACCTTCATTTAATCGCCAGCCCTTCTGATCGGCGTTTCAAGCAATGCGCCCAGCTTTTACAAGTGTCCGCCTTACTCAGCGACCAAAACCAAGTTACGCCCCCGGATTTGGCTTTGCTCAGGCATTGTTTATGGGACAGCTTGGAGCAAATCCCCCTAGTCCATGCGATTTTAACGCAAGTGTTGAAGACCAGCCACGCAAAGGCGAAAGACCTAGAAAAGGCACAAGAGAGCTTGAAATACCTAGAGTGGGTGCGCGCCCACAAAAGCCCAGAGGACTTTGAGAAAACCTACCAGCACGCCCTCCAAGAAATGCAAGCCCACACCAGCACACTAGAACAAGACTTGCAAGAAATGCATCAAAACGCCAATGTGTTTTTATCCACCCAAGACCAAGAAATCGCCTTTAGTGGCACGCAAGAAGTCTTACAAGCGTTTAAGGTGCTGCCTTTACAATTAGAGGAAATCTATAAAGACCCTCCCACGCAACAACCGCCCAAATCTAGCAAATCCACAGGAACACAGGATACTTCTAAACTCTGTGAGAGCATTACAGACATTATTAAAGCACATGGAGAGATTACTGATGTCGGAGTAATTGACACACAAGAGTTTAAAAATGCTGTTGAAGACATTGAACGACTTTTAAATACATATTGCCATGCGTCCATGAGTAAGGAGGATTTACGGGGAGAGCTTGAGAAAAAATCCTATCCGTGCAGTAGAGGTAGGAATAGTTCAAGACGCAGTCTCTTTAATCCCGGCAAGCATAATTGTGTCCCCCATCTTTTAGGACTTGCTGTTGCAATACAACGAAAACACGAACTTAATAAAAAATGA
- a CDS encoding glucose-6-phosphate dehydrogenase, which produces MQECHFILLGATGDLAMRKIFPALFRASQAGLKPSICACAKSPLSTPEFLDKLNTRAQEYIKSLDPSAWEDFSANISYTPLDLTRLEDFKALQATHPNTIIYFSIAPEFFAKACQNLAAVGLNTPNIKIVLEKPLGTDLKSCQEICQEIGQHFKEEQIYRIDHYLGKQSVHNLFYLRHNNPFLAGLLGANYLDHVQVSVLETLGVESRGGFYDPMGALRDMLQNHMLQILALSTIPANIPIERTRQAKLEILKSLKPLSRAALKSQVVRGQYIAGGGLKGYTEEEQVNHNSQTETFVALKLELDHPSWQGVPFYLRTGKRMGISLVQVVFVFKGPPQALVYTIQPQCSLELQLQGMGALKSTLDSGMDAYERLILEVVAGNQAPFNHQDELEAAWSFVDPILQSWHENLTPLLPYTVGSFGPQAAFDLLHQDNREWFAHV; this is translated from the coding sequence ATGCAAGAGTGCCACTTCATCTTACTAGGGGCCACGGGCGATTTGGCCATGCGCAAAATCTTCCCCGCCCTGTTTAGGGCAAGCCAAGCAGGCCTAAAACCCAGCATCTGCGCTTGCGCCAAAAGCCCCTTAAGCACACCAGAGTTTCTAGACAAACTCAACACAAGGGCACAAGAATATATCAAAAGTCTAGACCCCAGTGCGTGGGAGGATTTTAGCGCAAACATCAGTTATACCCCCCTAGATTTGACAAGGCTAGAGGATTTTAAGGCACTTCAAGCCACCCATCCCAACACAATCATTTACTTCTCCATCGCCCCAGAGTTTTTTGCCAAAGCCTGCCAAAACCTCGCCGCTGTGGGCTTAAACACCCCCAATATCAAAATCGTGTTGGAAAAGCCTTTGGGCACGGATTTAAAATCTTGCCAAGAGATTTGCCAAGAAATCGGGCAACACTTCAAAGAAGAGCAAATTTACCGCATCGACCACTACTTAGGCAAACAAAGCGTGCACAATCTCTTTTACTTGCGCCACAACAATCCCTTTTTAGCCGGCTTGCTTGGGGCAAATTACTTAGACCATGTGCAAGTCAGCGTGTTAGAGACATTAGGAGTGGAGAGCCGCGGAGGCTTTTATGACCCGATGGGGGCTTTGCGCGACATGCTCCAAAACCATATGTTGCAAATACTTGCCCTAAGCACCATCCCCGCAAACATCCCTATAGAACGCACGAGGCAAGCGAAGTTAGAAATTCTAAAAAGCCTAAAACCCCTAAGCCGAGCAGCCCTAAAAAGTCAAGTCGTGCGGGGGCAATACATAGCAGGCGGGGGGTTAAAGGGGTATACAGAGGAAGAGCAAGTAAACCACAACAGCCAAACGGAAACTTTTGTCGCTTTAAAGCTGGAGTTAGACCACCCAAGCTGGCAGGGCGTGCCTTTTTACCTGCGCACGGGCAAGCGCATGGGTATATCCTTGGTGCAAGTGGTCTTTGTGTTTAAGGGCCCTCCACAGGCCCTGGTTTACACCATACAGCCCCAGTGTAGCCTAGAGCTGCAACTGCAGGGCATGGGGGCTTTGAAAAGCACGCTAGATTCGGGGATGGACGCTTATGAGCGGCTGATTTTAGAGGTGGTGGCGGGCAACCAAGCCCCCTTCAACCACCAAGACGAGCTAGAAGCCGCTTGGAGCTTTGTAGACCCTATTTTACAAAGTTGGCATGAAAACCTAACCCCCCTCTTGCCCTATACGGTCGGCAGCTTTGGGCCACAGGCCGCCTTTGATCTCTTACATCAAGACAACCGGGAGTGGTTTGCCCATGTTTAA
- a CDS encoding glucokinase — protein sequence MSTAPDNYPRLLADIGGTNARFGLEVAPGQLESVEVLACQDFDTIVDATRRYLKDMGHPNIKHAAFALANPVVGDWIQMTNHHWAFSVETTRQALGFSTLLVINDFTAQAYGISQLKEEELVQVGGTMCAIGAPKLVIGPGTGLGVSALIPCHDGSYVALAGEGGHVSFAPFDDTEIMLWKYAKKKYGHVSAERFLSGAGLVLIYEALANREGIKSSQMTPKRIGEQALSGNSPLCRLTLDLFCTILGTVASNMALVLGARSGVYLCGGIIPRFLEYFKTSPFRIRFENKGRFDAYLAAIPVYVVLAKYPGIAGVGIALENHLRKENA from the coding sequence ATGTCTACTGCGCCTGACAACTATCCGCGCCTTTTAGCCGACATCGGGGGGACAAACGCCCGCTTTGGACTAGAGGTCGCCCCCGGGCAATTAGAATCTGTAGAGGTTTTAGCTTGTCAAGATTTTGACACGATTGTGGATGCCACAAGGCGTTATCTTAAAGATATGGGGCATCCAAACATCAAACACGCCGCCTTTGCGCTGGCTAACCCTGTGGTGGGCGATTGGATACAGATGACCAACCATCACTGGGCGTTTTCTGTGGAAACCACCCGCCAAGCATTGGGCTTTTCTACGCTCTTGGTCATCAACGACTTCACCGCCCAAGCCTATGGCATTTCTCAACTCAAAGAGGAGGAGCTGGTGCAAGTGGGCGGGACAATGTGTGCCATTGGTGCGCCCAAGCTCGTGATAGGACCTGGCACGGGGTTAGGGGTCAGTGCACTCATCCCCTGCCATGATGGCTCGTATGTGGCTTTGGCGGGCGAGGGCGGGCATGTGAGCTTTGCGCCTTTTGACGACACTGAGATCATGCTATGGAAGTACGCCAAGAAAAAATACGGGCATGTGTCCGCTGAGCGCTTTTTAAGCGGGGCGGGGCTGGTGTTGATCTACGAGGCTTTGGCAAACAGAGAGGGGATCAAATCCTCTCAAATGACTCCAAAGCGCATCGGCGAGCAAGCCCTAAGCGGCAATTCCCCCCTATGCCGTTTGACTTTAGACTTATTTTGCACAATTTTAGGCACAGTGGCTTCTAACATGGCTTTGGTTTTGGGCGCAAGGAGTGGGGTGTATTTGTGTGGGGGGATCATCCCGCGCTTTCTCGAGTACTTCAAAACCTCCCCCTTTCGAATCCGCTTTGAAAACAAAGGGCGCTTTGATGCCTACTTGGCTGCAATCCCCGTGTATGTAGTGCTGGCTAAATATCCCGGCATTGCTGGGGTTGGCATCGCCCTAGAAAACCACCTACGCAAAGAGAACGCATGA
- a CDS encoding AAA family ATPase gives MFLLFEREESMPLNNQYKTKVKNLITELEKDLYEREECVRLVLLACFAGKAIFLYGPPGTAKSMIARKVSLAFASKDDKTTPFFSALMHRFSTPEDIFGPIDIGALKENKLIRNIEGYLPTAHFAFLDEILEKLARHLKHLTHHHQRKVV, from the coding sequence ATGTTTCTTCTATTTGAGCGAGAGGAATCCATGCCCTTAAACAACCAATACAAAACCAAAGTTAAAAACCTCATCACAGAGTTAGAAAAAGATTTATATGAACGCGAGGAATGCGTCCGTTTGGTGTTGCTGGCTTGTTTTGCCGGTAAGGCGATTTTTTTATATGGACCTCCCGGCACGGCTAAGTCGATGATTGCACGGAAAGTTAGCCTTGCCTTTGCGTCTAAAGACGACAAAACCACGCCCTTTTTCAGTGCGCTCATGCACCGCTTTTCTACCCCAGAGGACATTTTTGGGCCCATTGACATCGGCGCACTGAAGGAAAACAAGCTCATACGCAACATTGAGGGCTACTTACCCACCGCCCATTTTGCCTTTTTAGACGAGATTTTGGAAAAGCTCGCCCGCCATCTTAAACACCTTACTCACCATCATCAACGAAAGGTTGTTTAA
- a CDS encoding sugar MFS transporter, with protein MQTKSNTFALAALTALFFAMGFITVLNDVLIPHLKKIFELNHTEAALVQFCFFGAYFITGGFFGKLLEKIGYPAGVVGGFLLSAIGCILFYPAASTASYPIFLGALFILASGVVLLQTAGNPFVTLLAPGKEASALTLVQAFNSLGTTLGPLFGAYLIASNTDKIIDKVKEAQSVQIPYLMIAGTLIVLGIIVYFLKLPDVRERAEQISEHNHDGKKSALEYRHFVFGAGAIFFYVGGEVSIGSFLVLTMEEIAHIPEKVGSHNLIYYWGGAMVGRFIGSLVMQKIAPHKCLAFNASVNILLLGIALALHNATSIYFLLSIGLFNSIMFPTIFSLATKGLGRFTSQASGIVCMAIVGGAVVPIIQGYIADIHSFGILISYMVPMACYVYILVFAVYFYSVRERTHVH; from the coding sequence ATGCAAACCAAGAGCAACACTTTTGCACTCGCGGCCTTGACCGCTTTGTTTTTTGCGATGGGCTTCATCACCGTTTTAAACGATGTGCTGATCCCACACTTGAAAAAAATCTTTGAGCTCAACCACACAGAGGCGGCTTTGGTGCAGTTTTGTTTCTTTGGGGCTTACTTCATCACGGGCGGATTTTTCGGCAAATTGCTGGAGAAAATCGGCTACCCCGCCGGCGTGGTGGGGGGCTTTTTACTCAGCGCGATCGGCTGTATTTTATTCTACCCCGCTGCCTCCACAGCGTCCTATCCCATTTTCTTAGGAGCACTCTTTATTTTAGCCAGTGGGGTCGTACTTTTACAAACCGCTGGCAACCCCTTTGTAACTTTGCTAGCCCCCGGCAAAGAGGCCAGCGCGCTCACTTTAGTGCAGGCCTTTAACTCTTTGGGCACCACCCTTGGGCCACTTTTTGGGGCGTATTTGATTGCCTCTAACACCGATAAAATCATCGACAAGGTCAAAGAGGCACAATCGGTGCAAATCCCCTATTTAATGATCGCCGGGACATTGATTGTCTTAGGGATCATTGTCTATTTTTTGAAACTGCCCGATGTGCGTGAGAGAGCCGAGCAAATCAGCGAACACAACCACGATGGCAAAAAAAGTGCGCTAGAGTACCGCCATTTTGTCTTTGGGGCAGGAGCGATTTTTTTTTATGTGGGTGGAGAGGTGTCGATCGGCTCATTCTTGGTCTTAACGATGGAGGAAATCGCCCACATCCCTGAAAAAGTCGGCTCGCACAATTTGATCTACTACTGGGGTGGGGCGATGGTGGGGCGTTTCATCGGCAGCTTAGTCATGCAAAAAATCGCCCCCCACAAATGCCTTGCCTTCAATGCGAGTGTAAATATTCTCTTGCTTGGCATCGCTTTGGCCTTACACAACGCCACAAGCATTTACTTTTTACTCTCCATCGGGCTGTTTAACTCCATCATGTTCCCCACGATCTTTTCTCTAGCCACAAAGGGCTTGGGGCGATTCACAAGCCAAGCTTCTGGGATTGTCTGCATGGCGATTGTGGGGGGGGCGGTTGTGCCCATCATCCAGGGTTACATCGCCGACATACACAGCTTTGGGATTTTGATCTCTTACATGGTGCCTATGGCGTGCTATGTTTATATCTTGGTCTTTGCGGTCTATTTTTACTCTGTTAGAGAGCGCACGCATGTCCATTAA
- the pgl gene encoding 6-phosphogluconolactonase, translating into MFKLYSFNSPKESAQALAIEIATQLRRILSVKERTGLALSGGKSPILFLQELSQMPLEWGKCRISLVDERVLPLMDPENNALLVHTHFLKNKAQAAPFTPLVLDSSVSTEEMLKHARASYTQSDLAVLGMGADGHTASLFACAPEYENALTSKEPIVATTPTSAPFKRLSMSLKALESCQELFLLISGDQKRAVFERACLALEPSLPISYILHSQKVVCHVYCA; encoded by the coding sequence ATGTTTAAACTTTATTCTTTCAACAGCCCCAAAGAGAGCGCGCAGGCTCTAGCTATTGAGATCGCCACGCAACTGAGGCGGATTTTAAGCGTGAAAGAGCGCACAGGGCTTGCCCTCTCAGGGGGTAAGTCGCCCATTTTGTTTTTGCAAGAGTTGAGCCAAATGCCCCTAGAGTGGGGCAAGTGCCGCATCAGCCTCGTGGATGAGAGGGTTTTGCCCTTGATGGACCCTGAAAACAACGCCCTGTTGGTGCACACGCATTTTTTGAAAAACAAAGCCCAAGCCGCCCCTTTCACGCCCCTAGTCTTGGACTCGAGTGTCAGCACTGAAGAGATGTTAAAACATGCGAGAGCGAGCTACACGCAGTCCGATTTGGCAGTGCTTGGCATGGGCGCAGATGGGCACACGGCTTCGCTCTTTGCCTGTGCGCCTGAGTATGAAAACGCCCTAACCAGCAAAGAACCCATCGTCGCTACAACCCCCACAAGTGCGCCCTTTAAACGCCTGAGCATGTCCTTAAAGGCACTTGAAAGTTGCCAAGAATTGTTTTTACTCATCAGCGGGGATCAAAAAAGGGCGGTGTTTGAGCGTGCATGTCTTGCCCTAGAACCTAGTTTACCCATTTCTTACATCTTGCATTCTCAAAAGGTGGTTTGCCATGTCTACTGCGCCTGA